From a region of the Oncorhynchus tshawytscha isolate Ot180627B linkage group LG14, Otsh_v2.0, whole genome shotgun sequence genome:
- the LOC112267639 gene encoding olfactory receptor 51E2, which produces MTTLTFYLVFFCFSSQFVGNTQSVMIEEFQGFNFSHNEFIFLGFPVIYEYRRLLSLPFFTTYILVLVGNSLLIYVIRIMESLHSPMYILICGLAAVDIVVATVIIPNMLLSFLFDWNDISLASCLTQMFFTHFLSSVESTILLAMALDRYVAICYPLHYARILNNVMFLKLLLFTVIRSGSIMFVLVALAGSLSFCGSNVINHCYCDHMALVSLACGNTDKNNAMGLAVIICFVGIDICVIIFSYMKILSVVLRRAAGEDRWKAFHTCGTHLIVIMCFYLIGTVTFLSRNLNIQIPTDINTFLGVMYIVLPASVNPIIYGVRTKEIRNRILKMFNTRVNRELTVQVAIVEM; this is translated from the coding sequence ATGACAACATTGACATTTTaccttgtgtttttttgtttttcctctcaaTTCGTTGGCAATACTCAAAGTGTAATGATCGAAGAATTCCAGGGATTCAATTTTTCACACAACGAGTTCATCTTTTTGGGATTCCCAGTGATCTACGAGTACAGACGACTACTTTCCTTACCGTTTTTCACCACCTACATTTTAGTCTTGGTGGGAAATTCTTTGTTGATCTACGTGATTAGAATTATGGAGAGCCTCCACAGCCCCATGTATATATTAATATGTGGTTTGGCGGCGGTAGACATAGTGGTGGCTACAGTCATTATCCCCAACATGCTGCTCAGCTTTCTGTTTGACTGGAATGACATCTCATTGGCCAGCTGTTTGACTCAGATGTTTTTCACTCACTTCCTGTCGTCAGTAGAGTCGACTATTCTCCTGGCCATGGCTCTGGACCGCTATGTGGCTATCTGCTACCCTTTGCACTACGCTCGTATCCTCAACAATGTCATGTTTCTCAAACTGTTGCTGTTCACTGTTATAAGGAGTGGTTCTATCATGTTTGTACTAGTTGCGCTCGCTggttctctgtctttctgtggtTCCAATGTCATCAACCACTGCTACTGTGACCACATGGCCCTGGTGAGTCTAGCATGTGGTAACACGGACAAGAATAATGCGATGGGATTGGCTGTGATTATCTGTTTTGTGGGGATTGATATTTGCGTCATTATTTTCTCCTACATGAAGATTCTGAGCGTTGTGTTGCGTAGAGCAGCAGGGGAGGATAGATGGAAGGCGTTCCACACGTGTGGCACCCACCTAATTGTCATaatgtgtttttatttgattGGCACCGTTACTTTTCTGTCACGCAATCTGAATATTCAAATCCCAACTGATATCAATACTTTTCTAGGAGTGATGTATATTGTTTTACCAGCGAGTGTCAATCCAATAATCTATGGAGTCCGGACAAAGGAAATACGAAACCGTATTTTAAAAATGTTCAACACAAGAGTAAACAGAGAATTGACTGTTCAGGTTGCTATTGTAGAAATGTGA